The following are from one region of the Arachis duranensis cultivar V14167 chromosome 10, aradu.V14167.gnm2.J7QH, whole genome shotgun sequence genome:
- the LOC107470493 gene encoding ras-related protein RABC1, translating to MDSSSSQEFDYLFKLLMIGDSGVGKSSLLLCFTSDTFDDLAPTIGVDFKVKYVMMDGKKLKLAIWDTAGQERFRTLTSSYYRGAQGIIMVYDVTRRETFTNLSEVWAKEIELYSTNQDCIKMLVGNKVDKESDRVVTKKEGIDFAREYGCLFIECSAKTRVNVQQCFEELVLKILDTPSLLAEGSKGIKKNIFKDKPPQSDAATSGCC from the exons ATGGATTCAAGTTCGAGCCAGGAATTCGATTACCTGTTTAAGCTGTTGATGATTGGGGACTCCGGCGTCGGCAAGAGCAGCCTTCTTCTCTGTTTCACCTCCGATACCTTCGACGATCTCGCCCCCACCATTG GTGTTGATTTTAAGGTCAAGTATGTAATGATGGATGGTAAAAAGCTCAAGCTTGCTATCTGGGATACAG CTGGTCAGGAGAGATTCAGAACATTGACAAGCTCGTACTACCGAGGGGCACAAGGGATCATTATGG TTTATGATGTAACTCGGCGAGAAACATTTACAAACCTCTCTGAAGTGTGGGCAAAGGAAATAGAACTTTATTCAACAAACCAAGATTGCATCAAGATGCTTGTAGGAAACAAAGTGGATAAG GAGAGTGATAGAGTTGTGACAAAGAAAGAGGGAATTGACTTTGCAAGGGAATACGGTTGCCTATTTATTGAATGCAGTGCTAAAACTCGAGTAAATGTACAACAATGCTTTGAAGAGCTTGTTTTGAAG ATTTTGGATACACCTAGCCTCTTAGCCGAGGGTTCTAAGGGGATTAAGAAGAACATTTTTAAGGACAAGCCACCGCAATCTGATGCAGCCACAAGTGGTTGTTGCTGA
- the LOC110276035 gene encoding uncharacterized protein LOC110276035, giving the protein MIIYYHKDTFGDKENYMGPPPPWIAYWDKEKLAKKLTQESSKQRPTGIVTLLVKQGGVDAKFAKNTTRTPTKKRGAKELNKDNTTKEKKERFDEQNNDNKMSKEDDNVSDEQKDKESDAKQDDEKEVKTREDKKDENNMRSPMRSPSNMDDAIKSEWREIVQSAVQAFLEIEDCDIYIPSPIKKTQKPVVPSIPSFSLMIHEENKIGEEKKVIDEKNKIGEEEKVIEDNKLTEVDKDKIYFWATDDRLNKDETLCILKDIPRAMLVREDIMSMLPRHQINNMGEMFSHWGHLIKRKKKSYVLLPDDFGKNGDSFFEQKEIPKHRWLLVPCCYDYHWWLYTYDIYEKRLFVLDSLYKEAKGDRVQLDIYASKLIQQMVSIAVPNYELPKNDLIPIYLNLPR; this is encoded by the exons ATG ATTATCTATTACCACAAAGACACATTTGGAGATAAGGAAAATTATATGGGGCCTCCACCACCATGGATTGCTTATTGGGATAAAGAAAAACTTGCAAAGAAGTTGACACAGGAGTCATCAAAGCAAAGGCCAAcg GGTATTGTTACCCTTTTAGTTAAGCAAGGTGGTGTTGATGCTAAATTTGCAAAGAACACAACAAGAACACCAACTAAGAAAAGGGGGGCGAAGGAGCTTAATAAAGATAACACAAcgaaggaaaagaaagaaag aTTTGATGAACAAAATAATGACAACAAAATGTCAAAGGAAGATGATAATGTATCAGATGagcaaaaagataaagaaag TGATGCAAAgcaagatgatgaaaaagaggtCAAAACAAG ggaagacaaaaaagatgaaaacaacATGAGATCGCCAATGAGATCACCTAGCAATATGG ATGATGCAATAAAATCTGAATGGAGAGAAATTGTGCAAAGTGCAGTACAAGCTTTCTTAGAAATAGAAGACTGTGATATATATATACCTTCTCCAATCAAGAAGACACAAAAACCTGTGGTACCATCAATTCCATCATTCTCCCTAATGATACATGAGGAAAACAAAATAGGGGAAGAAAAAAAGGTGatagatgagaaaaataaaataggggaagaagaaaaggtgaTAGAGGATAATAAGTTAACAGAAGTAGATAAGGATAAGATATACTTTTGGGCAACAGACGATAGGTTGAACAAGGATGAGACTTTGTGCATCTTAAAAGATATACCTAGAGCAATGCTTGTTAGGGAGGATATCATGTCAATGTTGCCAAGACATCAGATAAACAATATG GGAGAGATGTTCTCACATTGGGGACACTTgatcaaaagaaagaaaaaaagttatGTACTTCTTCCCGATGATTTTGGAAAGAATGGTGACAGCTTTTTTGAGCAAAAGGAAATTCCAAAACATAGATGG TTATTGGTGCCGTGTTGCTATGACTATCACTGGTGGCTATATACTTATGACATCTATGAAAAGAGACTTTTTGTCTTGGATTCCTTGTATAAAGAGGCTAAAGGAGAtagggtgcagttagacatatATGCG AGCAAATTGATTCAACAAATGGTCTCAATAGCTGTGCCAAACTATGAGCTACCAAAGAATGACCTGATCCCAATTTATTTGAATCTTCCTAGATAA